The Caldisericaceae bacterium DNA segment GGCCAGGAGTAACAGGTTTATAAACTTTTAAACTCATATCATACCTCCACTATACGTTCATTATTGTATCTATCTTGTATCCTGGATATAAGGTTACAATTGCTTTCTTATAAGTAGGAGTGAGAGTAAAGCTATATCTATTTCGCTTTTTCTTACCAAATACTTTTCCAATGTTCACTTCTTTTACTTTGACATTAAACGCTTCTTCAACTGCTTTTTTAATCATCTGAACGTTTGCGTCTTCATGGACAATAAAAGTATATTTGCTTTGGGACATCTGTTTTGTTGTTTTCTCTGTAATCACAGGTCTAATTAAAATTTCATAAGCTTCCATTACTTCCACCACCCTTCAATCCCTTCAACTGCCTCTTTTGAGATTATTATTGAATCAAAAACCATTAAATCGTAGGCATTAAGAAATCTATAGTTTAGAGGCTTTACAGTAGAGATATTTCTTAAAGCTCTTTCTACTTCTCCGTTCTCTTCAGAGTATACAAAAAGAACATCTTTGAGTTCCTTATTTATAGTTGCTGATATCTTCTTCAGTAATTCAAAACCCTCTTTTGTTTTTGGGGGAAGATTAACGCTGCTTACAATATAAACATCACCATCATTAAAACGAGATGAAAGAGCAGAGAAAATTGCACTCTCTATCTCTTTTTTATTCATCTTCTTAGAAAAATCTCTCGGATGGGGTCCAAAGGCAACTGCGCCACCTTTCCAGATGTTGGAAGTTCTTGCGCCTTGCCTTGAACGACCAAGACCCTTCTGAGGCCTTAATTTTTTAGTGCTATAACTTACATCGCCTCTTTCCTTTGTATCTGCTGTGCCTCTGCGTCTATTTGCAAGATACCTTTCTACAGCAGCATAAATAACATGTTTCTTTACTTCTCTTCCAAAAAATTCATCACTCAATTCTAACATCCCTACAGAGTTATTCTTAACATCAATAACATTTCCCTTCATAACGATCCTCCTATGCCCTTATCAGAAGAAGGCCTTTATCAGGTCCAGGGACACTGCCTTTAACAAGGAGAAGATTTTTCTCAGGGATTATCTTAACTATCTCAAGATTTCTTATTGTTACTGTTTCAGCACCAGTATGTCCTGCCATCTTCATCCCTTTAAAAACCCTTCCTGGAACAGCACGCTGTCCTATTGAACCAGGACGTCTTTCAGCTTCGTGTCCGTGGGTGCGAGGCCATCCACCAAAACCCCAACGTTTAACAACACCTTGGAACCCTTTTCCAATTGAAGTTCCAGTCACTTTAACGTATTTTTCATCTTTAAAAATATCAACGGAAATCAAAT contains these protein-coding regions:
- the rplW gene encoding 50S ribosomal protein L23 — its product is MEAYEILIRPVITEKTTKQMSQSKYTFIVHEDANVQMIKKAVEEAFNVKVKEVNIGKVFGKKKRNRYSFTLTPTYKKAIVTLYPGYKIDTIMNV
- the rplD gene encoding 50S ribosomal protein L4; translation: MKGNVIDVKNNSVGMLELSDEFFGREVKKHVIYAAVERYLANRRRGTADTKERGDVSYSTKKLRPQKGLGRSRQGARTSNIWKGGAVAFGPHPRDFSKKMNKKEIESAIFSALSSRFNDGDVYIVSSVNLPPKTKEGFELLKKISATINKELKDVLFVYSEENGEVERALRNISTVKPLNYRFLNAYDLMVFDSIIISKEAVEGIEGWWK
- the rplC gene encoding 50S ribosomal protein L3 is translated as MAKGILGLKIGMTSVYVEDTLIPVTVIQAGPCTVVDKKTKDKNGYDAIALGFVELKPNKLNKPLSGVFSKMNLKPFRFVKEIRDAQGEVGDLISVDIFKDEKYVKVTGTSIGKGFQGVVKRWGFGGWPRTHGHEAERRPGSIGQRAVPGRVFKGMKMAGHTGAETVTIRNLEIVKIIPEKNLLLVKGSVPGPDKGLLLIRA